A portion of the Caenorhabditis elegans chromosome III genome contains these proteins:
- the pbo-1 gene encoding EF-hand domain-containing protein (Confirmed by transcript evidence), whose protein sequence is MGQNSSQIPEHELEHLSIESGLSRGGILKLYGRFISLATHRDKTTNEYFLTKGDFQSIAELKQNPLGDRIIDAFFADAEVLERRKVYFKDFVKVLSHFRPINKNKPHPWNSREAKLRFAFTMYDLNKSGTITKDEFQDILAMMIGVGVPKDQVNSIADRTMREADRDGDGFITFQEFCNAMEKTDIEQKMSFRFLT, encoded by the exons ATGGGCCAAAATTCGTCTCAAATTCCAGAGCACGAGCTCGAACACTTGAGCATTGAGAGtggat tgtcTCGCGGTGGAATTCTGAAACTGTACGGAAGATTCATCTCGCTGGCAACTCACAGGGATAAGACTACAAATGAGTATTTCCTCACAAAAGGAGATTTTCAG TCAATCGCCGAGCTGAAACAAAATCCTCTCGGAGACCGGATCATCGACGCATTCTTCGCCGACGCAGA AGTCTTGGAACGCCGCAAAGTGTACTTCAAAGATTTTGTAAAAGTTCTGAGCCATTTCCGCCCGATCAACAAAAACAAGCCGCATCCATGGAATAGCAGAGAGGCAAAATTGAGAT TCGCGTTTACGATGTACGATTTGAATAAAAGTGGAACCATTACAAAGGACGAGTTTCAGGATATTCTTGCG atGATGATCGGAGTAGGTGTTCCAAAAGATCAAGTAAACTCAATTGCGGACAGAACAATGCGTGAAGCTGATAGAGACGGAGACGGATTCATCACTTTTCAAGAATTCTGCAAC GCAATGGAAAAGACAGATATCGAGCAGAAGATGTCCTTCCGTTTTTTgacataa
- the Y71H2AL.4 gene encoding uncharacterized protein (Confirmed by transcript evidence), producing the protein MLKCSSSCSGI; encoded by the coding sequence ATGCTCAAGTGTTCGAGCTCGTGCTCTGGAATTTGA